In Tachysurus fulvidraco isolate hzauxx_2018 chromosome 1, HZAU_PFXX_2.0, whole genome shotgun sequence, a single window of DNA contains:
- the LOC113657470 gene encoding NACHT domain- and WD repeat-containing protein 1, which yields MRAIKRTGKNKTDHEAVYFPPISKHHVKSQPQKTSTYHVAPYSKLSLEFDLQVTAHLKYQLQQGHLKTSGHYLTPGEKKTEDVTLETTKRFLLKDKALKTSFQVSGIAGTLPQFLPGLIREEKSDKEALPYCSFKASYLGSTQGTCGGCPEKRESSSSKKLDEKSHYVQDCMRTNSLQCHVKKRIMIYLCGGYKDTVVERTALMERVYPQLYVFCKQRAYDFRMIDLRRGVEDPVTDHHDSVELHLEILKKCQETEGPDFFLFTGQKHEFQSLPTTISQKDFETILNIVIRDRERASRRKSNLEESTTEIQSSITISNSKGNNFIPDPGRCEKERSTGSTALMSQNTNSYEEDGERACLARCWADFDRDLALLLKWYRLDENTVPPVYRLLPVSTHHPEFLSRDGERRKAAKKAWYLTCKQMCRVLQSNGQEAIGEAETLFLLRTVLDWEVEQGLGAKLPAEVYSHCYKRKITDLMYNLKSEYASQFIDLQKGRAELNHTMYQAQQCFIHNIHRKLRHTNIYEINVSWGKKGLSPKHNRSHQFYTEHLCSHFLRTVMADINRVMHVRPIKSSFDIMRKEALQAQIQEEINLHIKHGKTLAQNFELRQNFLLEVRDALQKSTSSQNALLLLGEPGSGKSTILAKMTQLLPTWIPGNVTVLVRFVGLTSDSRNVRLLLQSICTQIAEIYCKSTEISESLAQLCNELHSLLMLVNENRPLALVLDGLDELSEEHGADLSWLYLSPVPRHVYTILSVNTQSTTSHLLQSLAKVSVLAIPPLSSEEIKATLTAKLVSDSNQLRGDQWNLLLRSCRFCPFPMYLRFAYSEGRKWTSFSSPEQLSLPGDVKSLFLTLLTRLEREYGENLVRRTTSLISLSHDGVTEEELLKLLGHDRQVAQELTQLYNHTPTTSGFPSVPYGILARLRWELRHHIMEVESDGTWVLCFTHTEFRHIITQRYLKTDDSKRAIHADFADYFSCSASDSHIFQPLSWNRDEDGRKSYVFNLRKLHGLPYHLIHSGQILSLLSMCLFNYEFLLHKVWGLSISHVEEDLNAGVMPDKELPDIDVLAQALSLSRPVLLKDPCQLASQLLGRLLHIAAQDKPVAPGDPKRFSFLHELLKQCQYSSVPVLVPSYSCLLPPGGITHTLLAGHMSPVKALALGHYHVVSCSVDGTLNVWKMEDSVTLVKTTPSSVGCNPYGAPDALALCLEDTVLVLRMGHILQVQEVHSGKVLYTDAVSLDVPVFTSTCDGQLLVVFFDGSHIVKVFDLAVSCSLLHCVNLTLGCDPIHKDNSILVSHNSVNDYVLFGYRSGREAAVFSARAGSVLGTLKAQHQAASIQAVEMNSQYFLLFCRYPYKSHSEIIHIELFSTASFQYLRSIMGCSQDYISHVTIDKGGTHIVAFCPSTHYGITEIITWNLETEDHKHMTRFPGHLTAGICSDLRFCVGFCMGERHLRLWNLASRIYDQSLTYNIHKVQSEGIQKIIAMEKYPSYVVCLSTRPGTVRVWNIRRARFRARPVHVEHSLFSSADIALVRDLKLYILTDRGTAAFTDTPTPVYQTLLVYDLLTKSCIKKQSGLFIVPCPEPDYRLMKGELLLGLSETRDHLIMWDLDSGYIRGRIKMNHKDCLLSSSLVDDSQPLNMSVGERSELVMPWDRRTESKTARKRREETELQREKRVQHCLEREKYNSIDQYLLSGDEKVVICSYFAHHLNVFSVVSQEHLHTLEDCWSLLDLRTAALTHSGKHLIISNYSESQRSPYLTLWDTQNGRVQKRLKNEPGICCVAITDDASRIAFGIANSNKLKVWEPFRRKHKAILGYGSLKLSVSSRLYITKGGTNAILLSDEVSVWDLEAGTVLSVFTPDSRIQCISIVDDEKCTVLLGFSDISTLICMTLTKQGVTTADKIAGHDQLFGESSSSEEEEG from the exons ATGCGGGCAATTAAAAGaactggaaaaaacaaaaca GATCATGAAGCTGTATATTTTCCTCCCATTTCCAAACATCATGTTAAGTCACAACCACAA AAAACCTCAACGTATCACGTTGCTCCTTATTCCAAATTGAGTCTGGAGTTTGATCTGCAAGTCACTGCTCACCTCAAA TACCAATTACAACAAGGACATCTTAAGACTTCCGGCCATTATTTAACTCCTGGAGAGAAGAAAACTGAAGATGTGACCTTAGAGAccactaaaaggtttttgttgaAG GACAAGGCATTGAAGACCTCATTTCAAGTCAGTGGCATTGCAGGCACATTGCCACAGTTTCTGCCAGGCTTAATCAGGGAGGAGAAATCGGACAAAGAAGCTTTGCCATATTGTTCATTCAAAGCATCATACCTGGGCTCTACTCAGGGAACATGTGGTGGCTGtccagagaagagagagagttcaAGTTCTAAGAAATTGGATGAGAAAAGTCATTATGTGCAGGATTGTATGAGAACAAATTCACTGCAGTGTCATGTCAAGAAGAGGATTATGATTTATTTGTGTGGAGGATATAAAG ATACAGTTGTAGAGCGTACTGCACTGATGGAGAGAGTGTATCCTCAGCTGTATGTTTTCTGTAAGCAGAGAGCATATGATTTCAGGATGATTGACCTGCGCAGAGGTGTGGAAGACCCTGTTACTGACCACCATGATTCAGTAGAGTTACATTTAGAGATACTTAAGAAGTGTCAAGAGACAGAGGGGCCAGACTTTTTT CTGTTCACGGGTCAGAAGCATGAGTTCCAGTCATTACCAACCACCATCTCTCAAAAAGACTTTGAGACAATTTTGAATATTGTTATAAGAGACCGGGAAAGAGCTTCAAGGAGGAAGTCAAACTTGGAAGAATCAACCACAGAAATTCAATCCAGCATTACCATTTCCAATAGCAAGGGTAATAATTTCATACCAGATCCAGGGAGGTGTGAAAAGGAGAGGAGTACAGGAAGCACTGCTTTAATGAGTCAAAACACCAATTCCTATGAAGAAGATGGAGAACGGGCTTGCTTAGCGAGATGTTGGGCAGACTTTGATCGGGATTTGGCATTATTGCTAAAATGGTACCGACTAGATGAGAACACAGTTCCACCTGTGTACCGCCTGCTGCCTGTCAG TACACACCACCCTGAATTTCTGAGCCGTGATGGGGAGCGTAGGAAAGCAGCAAAGAAAGCATGGTATTTGACCTGTAAGCAAATGTGTCGGGTGCTTCAGAGTAATGGACAAGAAGCCATTGGAGAGGCAGAAACATTGTTTCTGCTTAGGACAG TACTAGACTGGGAGGTAGAACAGGGTCTTGGAGCGAAGCTCCCTGCTGAGGTGTACAGTCACTGTTATAAGCGCAAAATCACTGACCTGATGTATAACCTGAAGAGTGAATATGCCTCACAGTTCATTGACCTGCAGAAAGGCAGAGCAGAGCTCAACCACACCATGTATCAAGCACAGCAATGCTTCATCCACAACATCCACAGGAAG CTTCGGCACACTAATATCTATGAGATTAACGTGAGCTGGGGTAAGAAAGGTCTCAGTCCCAAACATAACAGATCACATCAGttctacacagaacatctctgtTCTCATTTCCTACGCACAGTCATGGCAGACATCAACAG AGTGATGCATGTAAGACCAATCAAAAGCTCTTTTGATATCATGAGAAAAGAAGCTTTACAAGCTCAAATTCAGGAGGAGATTAATCTTCACATTAAACATGGAAAAACACT AGCACAGAACTTTGAGCTTAGGCAGAACTTCCTGCTGGAAGTCAGGGATGCCCTGCAAAAGTCAACCTCATCCCAGAATGCGTTGCTGCTGTTAGGAGAGCCAGGTTCAGGAAAAAGCACCATTCTGGCCAAGATGACACAGCTTTTACCGACTTGGATACCTGG AAATGTGACAGTGTTGGTGCGTTTTGTTGGACTGACATCGGACAGCAGAAATGTGCGTCTTCTTCTGCAATCGATTTGTACACAGATAGCGGAAATCTACTGCAAAAGCACAGAGATATCAGAG TCCTTGGCACAGCTGTGCAATGAGCTGCATTCTTTGCTGATGTTGGTGAATGAGAACAGGCCTCTGGCTCTGGTgcttgatggtctggatgagctGAGTGAAGAACATGGAGCAGATTTATCCTGGCTCTACCTATCTCCTGTTCCTCGACATGTCTACACTATCCTGTCTGTCAACACACAATCCACTACTTCCCACTTGCTACAG agcCTTGCCAAGGTCTCAGTTCTTGCCATTCCTCCTCTGAGTAGTGAGGAAATCAAAGCCACTCTGACCGCTAAGCTTGTCTCTGATTCTAATCAGCTTCGAGGGGACCAGTGGAACCTCTTACTACGCTCGTGTCGCTTCTGTCCTTTTCCTATGTATCTTAGATTTGCCTACAGTGAAGGTAGAAAGTGGACCTCCTTCTCGTCACCAGAACAGCTCTCCCTTCCTGGGGATGTCAAAAGTCTATTCCTGACCCTTTTGACACGTTTAGAGCGTGAGTATGGTGAGAATTTGGTGCGACGTACTACTTCACTGATCTCGCTATCACATGATGGAGTGACAGAAGAGGAACTTCTGAAACTGTTAGGACATGACAGGCAAGTTGCTCAGGAGCTTACACAGTTATACAATCACACTCCAACCACCTCAGGATTTCCCAGTGTACCTTATGGTATTTTGGCCCGGCTGAGGTGGGAACTCAGGCATCACATTATGGAGGTAGAAAGTGATGGGACATGGGTATTATGCTTTACCCACACCGAATTTAGGCATATCATCACCCAGCGCTATTTAAAAACAGATGACTCAAAGAGAGCTATCCATGCCGACTTTGCAGATTATTTTAGCTGCAGTGCTTCTGATAGTCACATTTTCCAGCCACTCTCATGGAATAGAGACGAAGATGGCAGGAAAAGTTATGTGTTTAATTTGCGTAAGCTTCATGGACTACCCTATCATCTCATACATTCAGGCCAGATTCTGTCTCTGCTCAGCATGTGCCTGTTTAACTACGAGTTCCTGCTGCATAAAGTCTGGGGTCTGTCCATCAGCCATGTAGAAGAGGATCTGAATGCTGGTGTCATGCCAGATAA AGAGTTGCCTGATATAGATGTTCTGGcccaggctctctctctctcacgacCTGTGTTGTTAAAGGACCCATGCCAACTGGCATCTCAGTTACTGGGGCGTCTCCTTCACATTGCTGCCCAGGATAAGCCTGTGGCTCCAG GTGACCCTAAGCGCTTCTCTTTCTTGCATGAGCTATTGAAACAGTGCCAGTACTCATCAGTGCCTGTCCTGGTGCCATCTTACAGCTGCCTCCTGCCACCAGgaggaataacacacacactacttgcAG GTCATATGAGTCCTGTAAAAGCACTGGCCCTGGGTCATTATCATGTAGTATCATGCTCTGTGGATGGGACCCTTAATGTCTGGAAAATGGAGGATTCAGTAACCCTTGTTAAAACCACACCTAGTTCAGTGGGCTGTAATCCATACGGTGCTCCTGATGCACTTGCACTCTGTCTGGAGGACACTGTGTTGGTATTAAGGATGGGACACATACTTCAAGTGCAAGAGGTGCACTCTGGAAAGGTGCTTTACACAGATGCAGTGTCACTGGATGTTCCTGTATTCACATCTACCTGTGATGGACAACTGTTGGTGGTCTTTTTTGATGGCAGCCACATAGTCAAG GTGTTTGATTTAGCAGTGTCCTGCTCACTGCTTCACTGTGTGAACCTCACGCTCGGTTGTGACCCCATTCACAAAGACAACTCCATTCTGGTCTCCCACAACTCTGTTAACGATTATGTTCTCTTTGGATATAG aAGTGGCAGAGAAGCAGCTGTTTTCAGTGCTAGAGCAGGGTCAGTATTGGGTACTTTAAAAGCTCAGCATCAAGCTGCCTCCATACAGGCTGTGGAAATGAACTCTCAGTACTTCCTGCTCTTCTGCAG GTATCCCTATAAGAGTCATAGTGAAATAATACACATAGAGCTCTTCAGCACTGCTTCTTTCCAGTATCTGCGCTCTATTATGGGCTGCAGTCAGGATTATATTTCCCATGTTACTATCGATAAGGGTGGCACACATATAGTGGCCTTTTGCCCTTCAACACATTACGGAATCACAGAAATCATCACCTGGAATCTAGAGACTGAAGATcataaacatatgacacgttTTCCTGGACATCTGACTGCAG GCATATGTTCTGACCTGCGTTTCTGTGTGGGGTTCTGTATGGGAGAGCGGCATCTGCGCTTGTGGAATCTGGCTTCCAGAATCTATGACCAGTCTCTCACATACAACATCCACAAAGTACAGAGTGAAGGCATTCAGAAGATTATAGCTATGGAGAAATATCCCAG TTATGTAGTTTGTCTCAGCACACGACCTGGTACAGTGAGAGTGTGGAACATAAGGCGAGCACGGTTCAGAGCTCGGCCTGTCCATGTGGAACACAGCTTATTCAGCAGTGCTGATATTGCCTTGGTGCGAGACCTCAAACTTTACATCTTGACTGACCGTGGCACTGCCGCCTTCACTGATACCCCCACACCGGTTTACCAG ACCCTTCTGGTGTATGATCTACTAACAAAAAGCTGCATTAAGAAGCAGTCTGGCCTTTTCATTGTACCCTGCCCTGAACCGGACTACCGACTTATGAAGGGGGAGCTACTGCTAGGATTGTCAGAGACTCG TGACCACCTGATAATGTGGGACCTGGACTCTGGCTACATTAGAGGCCGCATTAAAATGAACCATAAGGATTGTTTGCTATCCAGCTCCTTGGTTGATGACAGTCAGCCTCTGAACATGTCTGTTGGAGAGAGATCAG AGCTGGTGATGCCGTGGGATCGGCGCACAGAGAGCAAAACTGccagaaagaggagagaggagactgAGCTACAGAGGGAGAAAAGAGTGCAACATtgcttagagagagagaaatacaactCCATAGACCAGTACCTCCTCAGTGGAGATGAAAAG GTGGTAATATGTTCCTACTTCGCCCACCACCTGAATGTGTTCAGTGTCGTGTCCCAGGAGCACCTGCATACACTGGAGGATTGTTGGTCCCTTCTGGATCTCCGTACTGcggcactcacacactcaggaaaaCACTTGATCATCTCTAACTATAGTGAAAGCCAGCGATCTCCTTATCTCACTCTTTGGGACACACAAAATGGCAGG GTGCAAAAGAGACTAAAAAACGAACCTGGAATTTGTTGTGTGGCCATCACAGACGATGCCAGCAGAATTGCTTTTGGCATTGCAAATTCTAACAA aTTAAAAGTGTGGGAGCCTTTTAGGAGAAAGCACAAGGCCATTTTAGGATATGGGAGCTTGAAGCTGAGTGTGTCCAGCAGGCTTTACATAACAAAGGGAGGAACCAACGCCATTTTGCTATCAG atgaggtgagtgtgtgggatCTTGAAGCAGGAACAGTGTTGTCCGTCTTCACTCCCGACTCCAGAATTCAGTGTATATCAATTGTGGATGACGAGAAGTGTACTGTTCTATTAGGTTTCAGTGACATTTCCACTCTTATCTGCATGACCCTTACCAAACAGGGGGTCACTACAGCAGATAAAATTGCTGGCCATGACCAACTTTTCGGGGAGTCCAGCAGCAGTGAAGAGGAGGAGGGCTGA
- the cd68 gene encoding macrosialin, producing MRHGSARLIVAVFTLATALTLAEEDAGYRKPPASMIPPAPFIPTPASTTMTTAHTNITTTPTSHNTTTAVTTPATTPHHNTTTTTATTPATTPHHNTTTANVTTPATTSHHNTTTANVTTPATTPHHNTTTANVTTVAPITNATIPPTQKPEPTPTTNITVGNYTVQVGKQLCVMLQAAIQVRVNSSKQHMEGTYIVPGDAPSNGTCERNTSSLKINLKEGYISMNFTKNESANVVFVSAVTVSLAYAFKSGELSHLERKIEQVQLFSTAISHSYSCKSESVLLGNDTYLEFSHERMQAFNFTNNQFGSIDLCKADQPNYRVAIGVGIVLLILILIVVVAYLISRRKRTDGYQTL from the exons ATGAGACACGGATCTGCACGCTTGATAGTGGCTGTCTTCACGCTGGCGACAG CTCTCACTTTAGCTGAGGAAGATGCTGGCTACCGTAAGCCACCTGCCAGCATGATACCTCCTGCTCCATTCATCCCCACTCCAGCTTCCACCACCATGACAACTGCCCATACCAATATAACTACTACTCCAACTTCCCACAATACAACCACCGCCGTAACAACCCCTGCAACAACTCCCCACCACAATACTACAACCACCACCGCAACAACCCCTGCAACAACTCCCCACCACAATACTACAACCGCCAATGTAACAACCCCTGCAACAACTTCCCACCACAATACTACAACCGCCAATGTAACAACCCCTGCAACAACTCCCCACCACAATACTACAACCGCCAATGTAACAACTGTTGCTCCAATAACTAATGCTACTATACCACCCACCCAAAAACCTGAACCAACGCCAACAACCAACATCACTGTGGGTAATTACACTGTGCAGGTTGGAAAACAGCTGTGCGTTATGCTCCAGGCGGCCATTCAGGTTCGCGTCAACAGCAGTAAACAACAT ATGGAAGGCACCTATATTGTTCCAGGAGATGCTCCCAGTAATGGCACGTGTGAACGCAATACTTCCAGTCTCAAGATTAACTTAAAAGAAGGGTACATCTCTATGAACTTCACCAAG aATGAGTCCGCAAATGTGGTGTTTGTCAGTGCTGTGACTGTTAGCCTGGCCTATGCCTTCAAGTCTGGAG AATTGTCACATTTGGAGAGGAAGATTGAACAGGTGCAACTCTTCAGCACAGCAATAAGTCACTCCTATTCCTGCAAGTCAGAGTCAGTCTTACTGGGTAATGACACCTATCTGGAATTCAGTCATGAGAGGATGCAGGCCTTCAACTTTACCAACAACCAGTTTGGTTCCA TTGACCTGTGCAAAGCCGACCAGCCGAACTACCGAGTGGCCATTGGTGTAGGTATAGTGCtgctcatcctcatcctcatcgtAGTCGTGGCTTATCTCATCAGCAGAAGAAAGAGAACAGATGGATATCAGACTCTCTGA
- the si:ch211-212k18.8 gene encoding uncharacterized protein si:ch211-212k18.8 isoform X1 → MAEESEMVGIVSSALNTEGETGNLVEVKFQKNPSQAKKYLEAEPKALGVTQIMLSLFFLCALYLNWNFHYFYPPAIISATFSTPGIIAGSVAIAAQNLHLPTLKACLGMQIVACVFSVFCFILTWGLMSDNSWIHFCWEDNGTMCERLWSIYEHITGIGMLVQATQIALSATLAAFCCKVIQCCSPRTNVPVIVVSTPSGPQ, encoded by the exons ATGGCGG AAGAAAGTGAGATGGTGGGAATTGTCTCTAGTGCCCTTAACACAGAGGGTGAAACAGGAAATCTAGTGGAGGTGAAGTTTCAGAAAAACCCCAGTCAAGCCAAGAAGTACCTAGAAGCAGAACCAAAAGCATTAGGG GTAACACAGATTATGCTGAGTCTCTTTTTCTTGTGTGCCTTATATTTGAATTGGAATTTTCATTATTTCTACCCTCCAGCCATCATCAGCGCTACCTTTTCTACACCT GGCATAATAGCTGGTAGTGTGGCGATAGCAGCACAGAATCTTCACCTTCCTACa CTGAAGGCCTGCTTGGGAATGCAGATTGTGGcatgtgtgttttcagtgttCTGCTTTATCCTCACTTGGGGGCTAATGTCAGATAATTCCTGGATTCATTTTTGTTGGGAGGACAATGGCACAATGTGTGAAAGACTGTGG TCTATCTATGAGCATATCACAGGAATAGGGATGCTTGTGCAGGCGACTCAGATTGCTCTCTCTGCCACTTTGGCTGCCTTCTGCTGCAAAGTAATTCAATGCTGCTCACCAAGGACCAATGTG CCTGTTATTGTGGTGAGCACACCCTCGGGTCCACAGTGA
- the si:ch211-212k18.8 gene encoding uncharacterized protein si:ch211-212k18.8 isoform X2, with protein sequence MVGIVSSALNTEGETGNLVEVKFQKNPSQAKKYLEAEPKALGVTQIMLSLFFLCALYLNWNFHYFYPPAIISATFSTPGIIAGSVAIAAQNLHLPTLKACLGMQIVACVFSVFCFILTWGLMSDNSWIHFCWEDNGTMCERLWSIYEHITGIGMLVQATQIALSATLAAFCCKVIQCCSPRTNVPVIVVSTPSGPQ encoded by the exons ATGGTGGGAATTGTCTCTAGTGCCCTTAACACAGAGGGTGAAACAGGAAATCTAGTGGAGGTGAAGTTTCAGAAAAACCCCAGTCAAGCCAAGAAGTACCTAGAAGCAGAACCAAAAGCATTAGGG GTAACACAGATTATGCTGAGTCTCTTTTTCTTGTGTGCCTTATATTTGAATTGGAATTTTCATTATTTCTACCCTCCAGCCATCATCAGCGCTACCTTTTCTACACCT GGCATAATAGCTGGTAGTGTGGCGATAGCAGCACAGAATCTTCACCTTCCTACa CTGAAGGCCTGCTTGGGAATGCAGATTGTGGcatgtgtgttttcagtgttCTGCTTTATCCTCACTTGGGGGCTAATGTCAGATAATTCCTGGATTCATTTTTGTTGGGAGGACAATGGCACAATGTGTGAAAGACTGTGG TCTATCTATGAGCATATCACAGGAATAGGGATGCTTGTGCAGGCGACTCAGATTGCTCTCTCTGCCACTTTGGCTGCCTTCTGCTGCAAAGTAATTCAATGCTGCTCACCAAGGACCAATGTG CCTGTTATTGTGGTGAGCACACCCTCGGGTCCACAGTGA